The DNA segment GCCGCCAAAGCCTCCGAGGTCATGAAGATCTATGGCGGCACGCCGATCGTGCGCGGCGGCGCGATGACGGTCGGCGAGGGCGAGGGCCGCGCCCGCAACATCGTCATCGAGTTCAATGATTTCGAGGCGGCGCGCGCCTATCTGTTCTCGCCGGAATATGCCGAGGCCCGCAAGCTGCGCGAAGGCGCCGGCGAGATCGACCTCGTCGCCGTCGAGGGAGCCTGAGCCGTGGCCAAGGGCTACTGGATCGCGCGCGTCGATGTCGAGAACGCCGAGGCCTATGCCAGATACCGCTCGCTCAACGCCGTGGCCTTCGCCAAATACGGCGCGCGCTTCCTGGTGCGCGGCGGCGAGTACAAGCTCGCCCGCGGCGAGGGCCGCAAGCACAACGTCGTGATCGAGTTCAAGGACGAGGAAACGGCGCGCGCCTGCTACGCCTCGCCGGAATACCAGGAGGCGGTGAAGCATCTCAGCGCCGCCGGCCAGTCCGACCTCGTCATCATCGGCGGCTATGACGGCCCGCAGCCGGGCGAATAGCGGCTTGACGGATCGCCTCTCCGACCCGGCCGCCGTCCTGACCGCCATCGGCGTGATCAGCGGCACCTCGATGGACGCCATCGACGTCTCGCTGGTGACGAGCGACGGGCGCGGCCGGCCTTCCTTCGGCACTGGCGCCGCCTATCCCTATCGCGACGAGACGCGCCGGGCTTTGCAGGCCGTCATCGCCGACGCCGAACGGCTCTGCCGCGAGCCGCTGACGGAGCTCGAGGCCGCCGTCACCGCCGACCATCTCGCCGCCATCCGGGCCTATGGGGCGGATCAGGGCCTCGATCTTTCCGCGATCGATCTCGTCGGCCTGCACGGCCAGACGATCTATCACCGGCCGCAGCAGCGCTTCACCCGCCAGCTCATCGACGGGCCGGCGGTGGCGGACGCGCTCGGGCTGCCCGTGGTCGACCGTTTCCGCGATGCCGATGTCGCGGCCGGCGGGGAGGGGGCGCCCTTCGCGCCGCTCTATCACCGGGCGCTGGCGCAGGGCCTCGAGCAGCCTCTGATGGTCCTCAATCTCGGCGGCGTCGGCAATGTCAGCTATATCGACGGCGACAGCGTGATCGCCTTCGATACCGGCCCGGCGAGCGCGATCCTCGACGATTTCATGCTGCGCCGCCTCGGCCGCGCTTACGACGCCGACGGGGCGCTGGCGGCGAGCGGGCGGGTGCACGAGGATCTCGTCGCCGGCTTCATGGCCAATCCCTTCTTCGACCGGCCGGCGCCGAAATCGCTCGACCGCAACGATTTCCACCGCCGCGCCCAGGTCGTCGAGCCCTTGTCGGATGCCGATGGCGCGGCGACGCTGGCCGCCTTCACCGTCGAGAGCCTCGTCGCGGCGCTGCGCCATGTGCCCAGCCAGCCGAAGCGCTGGCTCGTCGGCGGCGGCGGCCGGCTCAACCGGCATTTCATGGCGCGGCTGGCCGCGCGGCTTCGCGTGCCGGTCGAGCCGGTGGAGGCGGCCGGCTGGGACGGCGATGCGCTGGAGGCGCAGATCTTCGCCTATTTCGCCATACGCTCGGTGAAGGGGCTGCCGCTCAGCCTGCCCGCGACGACCGGCGTGTCGCGGCCGATGACCGGCGGGCGGCTCAGCCTGCCCGCGGGTCGCGCCTCCGTCATCTGAAGGACGAAAAGCGCGCGCCGCCCCGTTACAGACTATCTTCGGGCGACGGATCGAAGGGATTCCGGGCGGGAGCCCGTCGCAGGCTTCAGCGCGGTCGAAGGGGAAGCGCCGCGCTGCGCAGCAGTGAAACGAGCTGGCTTTGCTGACGGGTGTTCGTCTTCTGGAAGATGCGCGCCAGATGTGTGCGCGCGGTCGAGATCCGGACACCTTGCGCTTCGGCGGCCTCCGTCAGCGAAGATCCGCTCGCCAGCGCGGAGGCGAATTTGGCTTCGGTATCGGTCAGGTCGAAGAGCTGGCGCGCGCAGGCGACGAGGTTGGTCGCGGTCTCCAGCCGCCTGAGCGCGATCAGCACCTTGCCGGCGGCGTGCGCCTGGACAGCTGAGCGCGGCGCCGGCATGGCGCAGGCCGAGAGTGAATGAGCGCCGTCCTCGCCATGCAGGATCATGCTGGCCTGATGGGTTCCAAACGGGTCCTGCGCGCTGCGCAAGGTCACGTCGACCAGCCGCCTGAGCTGGCGCTGGTCGGCCGGACGGCGCGCGAAGAGCCGCCCCTGATGCAGGCCGGCGGCGCTGTCGGGATCGGACAGGATCTCGTCGGCGCCTTCGTTGGCATAGATGATCCGCATGTCCGGATCGAGGATCGCGATCCCCATCGCGATCCGGTCCAACGCGCTGCGCGCCTCGTCGCGCTGGATCGTCACCCGGCCGATATGGCGGCGCAGTTCGACGACCCGCCGCAGCACCGGATAGAGCTTCTCCAGCAGGGCGGCGTCCTCGGCATCGAAGCCCTCCTGCCGTCGGCCGCGCTGCACGTCGAAGAACCAGAAGGCGGCGCCGTTCTCGGCGAGGCGGCAGGCGAGGCCGCCATACATGTCCTGCGGGCGCATCCATTCCTGCCAGACACGCGAATTGCGCAGGGTTTCCGCGCCGAGCACGTCGTGGTCGCGGTAGATCACGCCGAGCGGGATGCCGCGCACCGCATTGCCCATCTCGATGAAGTCGGCGGAGAGTTCGCCGAAGCAGCGCTCCTGCAGCGCAGCGTCGGGGTCGGTCGCATAGGCCGCCCAGTCGTCGCGGCTGGGACCGAAGCCGGCGAAGCAGGCTTTCGAGCCGTTGAAGAGCTGCCGCATCGTTTCGGCGGCGGCCTGCATCTGCCCGTCGTCCATCACGCCGGCAAGCAACTGGTCGATCGCGGACATGACGGTGTCGACATCGGGGCGCGGCATGAGGAATCCCGTCAGGCCAAGGCAGGCGCACGGGCGTGCGCTTGCTCGAAATTAGCAGGATGCGAAGATTCCGAAAAGTCCAAAAACAATCCAATGGCCGCCGACCGGCCGGCGCAGCCTCAGCGCCGGACCAGGGCGGCGACGGCGGCGGCATCGGGCAGTGCGTCGAGGACGCCGTGCCGCGTCGTCGTCAGGGCGCCTGCCGCCGCGGCGGCGCGCAGGGCTTCGGGCAGGGGGTGTCCCGCCGCCAGCCCGACGCCGAGCGTCGCCGCGAAGGCATCGCCCGCGCCGAGCGAATCGACCGCCTCGACGGCAAATCCCGGCTGCATGACGGGCGCTGCCTGCGCACTGGCGGCGATCGCGCCGGCCGCACCGCGCGTCAGGACGACGAGCCGCGGGCCCCGCTCCAGCAGCGCCGGGCCGAGCTTCGCGACGAAGCCCTGCGGAGTCGCCGCCTTCTCCGGGGCGAGGCCGAGCGCGGCGGCGAGGCTTTCCGCCTCGGTCTCGTTGACGATCAGGATCGAGGTCGCCGCCAGGATGGCGGGCGCGATCGCCCGGAAGGGCGAGGGGTTGAGCAGGGTCTCGACGCCGGCCCGCCGGGCGAGCGCGAAGGCCGCCGCGATCGCGCCGTCTCCGATCTCGAACTGGGCCGTCACCAGCGCGGCGGCGGCGATGGCCGGGGCCCGTTCGCGGACATGCCCGGCCGAGAGGGCAAGATTGGCGCCGGAGGCGACGGCGAGGCAGGTTTCGCCGCCCGCATCGGTGAAGCCGACGCCGGCGCCCGTGCGCCCCGCAAGCCGCACCAGCATCGACGCCGGCAGCCCGATCCGTTCGAGCGCAGGCTGGGCGAAGGCGGCGGCGAGGTCGTCGCCGACGGCGATGAGGCCATCGACGGTGGCGTCGAGGCGGCGTGCCATGATCGCGTGGTTCAGCCCCTTGCCGCCGGCCTCGATCGTCACGATCTCGGCGGAAAGCGATTCGCCGGGCTGCGGGAAACGGGCGACCTTCGCCGAGCAGGAGACGACGAAGCTGCCGAGCACGAAAATGGGCTTGCCGGTCATGGGGTTTGATCGTCCCGGTCTCGAATTGCTAAGCAGGTTGTGTCACGCTCATGCCAACGATGACAGTGCCTAAGCAGCCTCTTCCAAAGCCGCCTTTCCAGAATCTGCTGGAACTGCGCAGCGACACCGCCAAGCCGCTCTACCAGCAGCTCGAGGACCAGCTCCTGCAGCTGATCGGCGACGGGACGCTGCCGCCGGGCACCACCCTGCCGGCCGAACGCCAGCTCGCCGAGCGCCTCGGCCTCAGCCGCGCCACCGTGCAGCGCTCCTACAACGCCTTGCGCGAACGCAAGCTGCTCAGCGCGCAGGGGCGCCTGGGCTCGATCGTCCAGGGCGCCGGCCCGCGCCTGCATCCCGGCATGGACAGGCTCAAGGGCTTCACCGAGGAGATGCGCGAGCTCGGCCGCGTGCCGTCGTCGCAGATCGTCGAGCGGGTGGTGGCCGCCGACCCCGCGATCGCCGCGATCTTCGGCCGCCCCGCGCATGTGCGCTTCCTCAAGCTCGTCCGCATCCGCTCCGGCGACGGCATCCCGATGTCGCGTGAGGTGGCGTGGTACAATCTGGAGCGCGCGCCGGCGCTCGCCGAGGGCGATCTCTCGGGCTCTGTCTATGCCCGGCTCGCCGCGCTCGGCCTGCCGCTGATGCGCTGCGACCAGACCATCGAGGCGGCGGCGCCGACGGAGGCGGAACGCCCCATCTTCGGTTTCGAGACGCCCGTGCCCTGCCTCCTGATCAAGCGGCGCAGCTACGGTGCCGACGGCGACATGCTCGAATATGTCGAGGGCCTGTTCCGCGGCGACAGCTACAGCTACCGGCTGACGCTGCGGGCCTGAAGCCGGCGAAGTTCCAATAGCAGTCCAAAAACGACGCGTGCCTTGAACCCGCCCGCGGCCCGGCGCGACCAAAAGGCAACGGGGCTGCATCCGGCCGGCATCCTGTTTCTCCGGCGAGACGGCGCAGCGATCCGTGGATTGCAGGTGCAGGGATGGATATTGCGATGTCTTTTCAG comes from the Bosea sp. (in: a-proteobacteria) genome and includes:
- a CDS encoding DUF1330 domain-containing protein, whose product is MPKGYVIGRAKVCDATKWAAYAAKASEVMKIYGGTPIVRGGAMTVGEGEGRARNIVIEFNDFEAARAYLFSPEYAEARKLREGAGEIDLVAVEGA
- a CDS encoding DUF1330 domain-containing protein translates to MAKGYWIARVDVENAEAYARYRSLNAVAFAKYGARFLVRGGEYKLARGEGRKHNVVIEFKDEETARACYASPEYQEAVKHLSAAGQSDLVIIGGYDGPQPGE
- a CDS encoding anhydro-N-acetylmuramic acid kinase: MTDRLSDPAAVLTAIGVISGTSMDAIDVSLVTSDGRGRPSFGTGAAYPYRDETRRALQAVIADAERLCREPLTELEAAVTADHLAAIRAYGADQGLDLSAIDLVGLHGQTIYHRPQQRFTRQLIDGPAVADALGLPVVDRFRDADVAAGGEGAPFAPLYHRALAQGLEQPLMVLNLGGVGNVSYIDGDSVIAFDTGPASAILDDFMLRRLGRAYDADGALAASGRVHEDLVAGFMANPFFDRPAPKSLDRNDFHRRAQVVEPLSDADGAATLAAFTVESLVAALRHVPSQPKRWLVGGGGRLNRHFMARLAARLRVPVEPVEAAGWDGDALEAQIFAYFAIRSVKGLPLSLPATTGVSRPMTGGRLSLPAGRASVI
- a CDS encoding PfkB family carbohydrate kinase produces the protein MTGKPIFVLGSFVVSCSAKVARFPQPGESLSAEIVTIEAGGKGLNHAIMARRLDATVDGLIAVGDDLAAAFAQPALERIGLPASMLVRLAGRTGAGVGFTDAGGETCLAVASGANLALSAGHVRERAPAIAAAALVTAQFEIGDGAIAAAFALARRAGVETLLNPSPFRAIAPAILAATSILIVNETEAESLAAALGLAPEKAATPQGFVAKLGPALLERGPRLVVLTRGAAGAIAASAQAAPVMQPGFAVEAVDSLGAGDAFAATLGVGLAAGHPLPEALRAAAAAGALTTTRHGVLDALPDAAAVAALVRR
- a CDS encoding GntR family transcriptional regulator, whose protein sequence is MTVPKQPLPKPPFQNLLELRSDTAKPLYQQLEDQLLQLIGDGTLPPGTTLPAERQLAERLGLSRATVQRSYNALRERKLLSAQGRLGSIVQGAGPRLHPGMDRLKGFTEEMRELGRVPSSQIVERVVAADPAIAAIFGRPAHVRFLKLVRIRSGDGIPMSREVAWYNLERAPALAEGDLSGSVYARLAALGLPLMRCDQTIEAAAPTEAERPIFGFETPVPCLLIKRRSYGADGDMLEYVEGLFRGDSYSYRLTLRA